AACCTAAAGCAAGACGAAATCAAGCACTTATGGCGATTAGCCGCACGGCGCTACTATCGCTATTTCAATAAAATCAGCACGAAGTACAAGGAATTTGTCTGATGAGCAATGTCACTAGAAAACGTAATTTCACTAAGCGAGCCTGCGCACTTTGCGCGAGCGTTTTTGTATTGGGAGGACTCGCAGCATGCTCATCAACGCCTGTGGCAGCCCCTACCCCTTATAAAGCTTCGACAACTAAGGGCGGCTATGGCTATTCAAGTGAGAAGATTTCAGGCAATACCTATCAAGTGCGATTTAAAGCAACAGACAAAACCCCGGCAGACTTGGTTCAGCAATACGCCTTACATCGCGCGGCAGAAATTGCCCAGCAAGAAGGGTTTACATTCCTTGCGGTACAAAAAACTAACGTTGACAAAAAACCTGTTCTCGCAAGAGAAATTGTGGCTACTAATGATAAACCTGTAGTTTTACCAAATGACAAACAATGCACTATGTCTGGCTGTGACAACGTCGCCCAGCCCATGGCTGGCGCAACGTCCAACGACGTAGTGAAAACTCAGATAAATAACATTTACTACACAATTACTATAGAAATGGCAAATAGTCCCAATGAGCTTCACAAAAACGCATTAAGTGTATCTGAGCTACTTGCAAAACCTCTCAAACCGAAAAACTAGCACCGTTAAATTAAACCAATTTCTTGTGTTGTAAAGCGCGTTTCACTTGTGAAATCGCGCTTTTTTTATCACTTATTGACAGGCTCTAGCTAAAAGTGGGTTCATGCGCTGTTAATCTGCTTTTAATCTTGCATGAAAGCGCATGTCATCAACGCTGTATATCCTTAAAGCATGTCACTACGATTCTTCCTTTCTTAAAGAGTTGGTAGTGAAGTAGGTTTTACGTATTTGCAGACTTAAGGAGTCCAGCGATGAAAACACTATCAACACAATTTACGAAAATAGCCTTGGTAATGACAACAGTATGCGTGACAACGGGATGCAGTGCGGTGGCTAAGACTCAGGTAGCTGATTCCAAGTTAAATAAAAATTCAACCTTACAAGCAAAGGCAATAGATAATGCGCTTCTCTACTCAGATGAGTGTATTACGGAAAGAGAAGTCGTTAATGCACAAAAAATGTGGGGCAACGGTATTGTTAGGATCGGTAGCGTATATTCAAACAACGGGGATTATGCCCTAGAGGCCGCTGATTTTATTCAAGACATGTACGGATACGATCTAAGCAGCGTACTATTTAAACCTACATTGGCAGCTAATGATCAGTTTCGCTCTAGTTTCGACGCAGCACTCTCTTACTTTGTTGGGGGCAACGATGCATATGCTGAAGACAAAGGTTTTGCAATTAAGCCCTATACCAATGTTAAGTTTGATAATGTGGGCATTATCAATAATAGCTGTCGTATGGCAGTAGCCATGGGCAATTATTTTTTTACTGACACCTCTGGCGGTGAGACTAAGGTTGAGTATACCTTTGCTTATGTGAAAGACAGCGATGGAGATTTGCGTATCGTTGCTCACCAATCGTCTTTACCCTACAACCCCGCTTCAAATTAATCTGAGCAATGAATCTGAGCATAATGCGTTGCGACCGCTGGAACATCGTGAAATAGCGGTGTTCCAGCGGTAACAAAAAACAGCGCTAATTACTGTCTAAATGTAGTGTATTCGCCCGTTCAATCCACTCAAGGTCTTTGGTCTGTTCGTCGAGCGTGCCCTTAGCATCTTCTAAGAAGATTTGGCAAAAGTAATCTACGGCTTTTAACCGATCTCTATAGCCCTTTAACTGTACTTCCATTTCTTGCATAGCATTGGAAAATTCACAGTTCGATTTTGCAAGTTCATAATCACATTTAAGATAAGCACAAAGCACATCAGCGGCTTTTGCAAGTACAACATGCTCATCGTCCTTGTCTTGCTCAATTAGCGGTGTGTATCTAGCCTGTAATGCTTCGGGTAAGGTTTTTATTAACATCGCTTCAAAACGGCGCTCAAGCTTTTTTATTGCAGCTGTAGTTTCTGGATCGTGATACTTGACGGGGCTTGGTATATCACTCATTCCTGCAATTTCGCTTCCCTCATGAAAAATCGCCATCGCCGCCACGCGATCAGGATTTATGTCTTCACCAAACACATCACACGCAATCGCGCCCAACATATGCGCAACGACAGATGCCTCGTAAATGTGGGTAGAAAGCATCTCGTCTTGGAATTGCGCCATTAGCGGCCAACGCTTTACGTTTTTCGCTCGTTGCATCAAACCAATAAAAGCTGAGTGTGTATTTGCCATAGCGCGCTCCTTGTCGTGATTATTATTACCACGTTCACCTGTAAAACTACTACGTTAAGTGAGCTGTGTAAAAAGTGCAAAAAATACTGTAAAGCCGAATAGCTTTGGAGACAACAACACGTACTTAAAAAAATAGAAACTCAAGTTTTTACTTATAAAACATACAGATAGCAAAGAGGCACAAAGTTAGCATTACCTATTGTGAATGTAACGGAAGCAATAAGAGGAATTAGCTATGTTAGGTTGGGCAATTACATTTTTTATTATCGCCATTATTGCAGCAGTTTTTGGCTTTGGAGGCATCGCAGGTGCAGCAACAGGTATCGCACAGTTTCTATTCTTTGTGTTTATCGCGCTGCTAGTAATTTCACTTATCGCAAATGCGCTACGTGGTCGATCGCCTAAGGTCTAGATAAGATTTAATTCAAGGAAAAGGAGTAAGGATATGTTTTCATTTAAAAATTTGTCAAAGGTACTAGTTGCTTCAGCTTTTGCTCTTTCACTCGCCGCATGTGGTGATGGTGAAGCAGAAGACGCAGGTGAAGAGCTAGACGAAATCGTTACTGATGCAGGTAACGCAGTAGAAGACGCTTGTGAAGATGTGAAAGAAGGCGTAGACGCTGAAGATAAAGATTGCTAGACAATCACCGATGAAAAAGCCAGACATTGTCTGGCTTTTTTGTTCCTGTCTGTAAAGCAAGCTTCCACTACACTTCCTGACCGCCTAATTCTCGTGCGAGATCATCTAAGGTGCTTAACGTAATATCAAACTGCCCGAGTATATAGCGATACTTAACACTCACGTGGTGATCGCTGCGACCAAATTTCACTTTTAACCCTTCAGCATCGATATGCTTTACAGTATTGAGAAATCGGTACGCTGACATTTCGCTTTCGAATTCAAACTCTACCGTATTTTCCATTTATGCCAGCACCTCTGGATGCGCATTCAGCACAGCACTTAATCGTTGTATAAACGGTTTATCAGATTCGGTTATCGTCGCCACCGTTAACCAATCGGCTAAAATGTCGGACGCCGTTGAAGACACACCTTGTTCAAGTTTTGCTGTCATCATCTTAAGCTGTACACTCGAACGTATAGAGGCATCTTGTTCAGGGCTAGGCATATCTGTACTCACTTCTAACGCAACAGTAAGCCACTGCCTGTCATGCAAAGTGTTCGATGTGTCATCCACTTGAGTAGATTGTTCTAATAGGGAAGTCCATCGTTTACCTAACGTGGCTTTAAGTGACGCTTCATCTTCACTTAAATCAGTTACTTTCGATTGTACCAGTGAGACAAGTGCATTCACTTTTTGCTTGAGCACTTGCTCTTGCTTATTTAGCTCTGCTTCGTCACGATTAGTCTCAAGGCGCGCGATCTTCTTTTCTAGCTTAGTACGCAGCGCTTTAGGCAGCGACTGCGCATTTTCTGACAACGCATGAATTCTCTCGTCAAAGTCATGGGCGTGGATGTCAATTACAGCAATGGCTGCATCCAATTCGCTGGCTTGTTTATCAAACGCACTGCTTTGCGATTGTCGCTGTGCTTTCAACTTTTCAAAAACAGCATCATTAACCGCTTTAAACTCAGCCCAGAGCCTACTCTCTTCGCGTTTACCCGCATGACCAACTTGCTTCCACTGAGCCTGAAGTTGTTGCGCTTCAGTCGCTGCATTAGCCATGTCTTCATTGTCCAACAGCACCTTTACACTTGAAATTAGCGCGCGCTTTTGCTGTTGATTATCGCGCTGCCACGCGTTGACCTTATCAACCAACACTGAGGAAACTGCTTTCCATTCGTGTTTTAGGTTTTCATACGCAGTACGCTCAACTTGTCCTGCCGAATGCCACTGCTTTGATAATTTGTCATACGCTTTGGCAAGCTCCGCTGCTGGCATTTCAACGTCAAGCGCTTGTGCCGCTTCAATTATACGTTGGCGTGTTTCTAGTGCTTCACTGCGCTTCGCATCTAGCTCTGCATAGTATACACGACACGGTTCAAATGCTTGCTCTAGCGCATTATCAAACGCTTGCTGAAGCGTGTCATCTTCACTGTTTTCGCTCTGAATGCTGGTAAGCGACAACCATTGCTGGCGAAGATACTTGATTGCATCACTGCGGGCTTTGATGTTCTCGGCAGGTGTCTCAGCCAGTGCTTTCGCTTCTTCAACCAAAGCGGGCTTCCTAGGTGCTGCTAGGTAATCTTGCCAACCAGCTAAACGAGAGACATCTTCACAGGTTTTTTGATAACGCTTCTCCAATGACCCCTTTGCACTTTCTGACAAGGTTTCAAAACTCACTTTTAACTTGTTGAACTTTGCCATAGCAACGCGAAACTTGCCTTGCGCAATCAAGTTATCGATAAGTGTTAGCTGCTTTTTAATGGCATTGATCGACGATGCCTGTTTTGCTTTAAACGCTTTCGCTTTGGCGTTTACGCGTTTATTCGCTGTATTAAATCGCTGTGCAAACGTGTTTGGCAGTTGTATAAGCGCGCTTTTTACTTCGTTATAACCTTGTTTGGATTCATTAAATTCATTCAAGAGTGTCGATTCAACGTCACCGTCTTGTGCATCTATCTTCGAAGCAAGTTCCTCTAAACTTTGCAAGCGGACTAGCAATTTTTGTCCATATTGCTGTTGCATTGAAAAGCTATCGAGCTTTTCATTGAGCCCTGCAACAACATCACTGTATGCACGAAGGCGTTTATCGCTAATACCGCCCTCCATTAAACGTCCCAATTGCTCAATGGTTGCCTCAAGTCCACGAACGCTCTCGTTTACGGTCGCCACATCAGCTAACGTTGCATCACATAAACGCTCTTGGAAAAGCCAATTCACTTGCTGCGTGGCGTAGTCAAGTTGTTGGTCACATAACGCTTTTGTATTGGCTATCTCTAACGCTTTTTGCTGTTCTTCCCATGCTGGACGTATTCGCGCTAGATAGCGCTCGACTTGATCTGCAATGCGTGCCTGCTTTTCTTCAAATAACGCTTTGTCTTGGGTATCAAGCACATCACATTGAGACATGAGGCCTTTGAGCTCACTCTCCAAATGTGCCTGTTGTTCAATAACAAATTGCACATCAGGTTTATCCAGTAACGCCTGATATTTGGACAAGCATAATGTGAGCTGCTTTTTTAGCTCTACAGGTTTTTGCTCAGCCAATCTGATAGCGTCTATACGTGCTTCTATCTGCGCTCGTATGGATTCGTCGTGTACCTTCTTAGTTAACTTTTGAAGCACATTTACATCAGATTCTTCGTTAACGATATGTTGGCGAAGTGCTTCGCTGCTTGTGTTTGAAAACACGAACTGCGTGAACGAAGGCTTACTGATTTTAGTCATCAGTTGTTTAGACAATTCATCGTCATCTAACAAACTGGGATCGCGCTGTACAATCTGAATAATAAGTTCACTATTGGCTGACTCTGTAAGGAAACTGGCCTTTTCATCAGCTCGAAGGGCGATGTCACTTTGCCCCAAAATAGCGTCGTTCACTTTTTGCTCACAAACTCGCTTTACCTTTGGTGATCTAGCGATTTGCGACATTTTCAGCCAAAGTGCAAACACATTTAGCTTGTTAAGCGCTGCTAAACTTACGTCGGCATTATCATCGTTAAATGCCAACTCATGAAGAATTGTTTTCTCTGTTGCCCTTTCTGGTGAAAGGCTTTCTATGGCCTGAATCCTTTTCTCAGGCTTTGAGCTTGCATGTGCAGGCGCAAATAGTCGACTAAATATCATCCTGTTTAAACCGCGCTATAGTATTTTTATCATCTTGAGGTTCATTTAAAGAGCGCTTAAAGTCCGACTTACTTTTATGGACAATTTCACCACTCTCACCTACGGTCATATGCTCAGAAGACTTCTCAACTTTTGACTGGTAAAGCATGACAGCTTGCATGCTGCTTGCCTTTTGCTCTTCACTTAGTGGCGTGCCATCAGGCCACTTTCCAGTTTCCACGGCACTGCGCAAACGCTCGAAAATCTCAGGCGTCATGCTGGCTAATAATGCATCTATATTCATTTAGGAAAAACGCTTAATGTAAACAATACGTGCGCGGTTAACGAGGTACCATACAAAGCCCACTACCGCACCTAAAATTGCTAGGTTGTGTTGCAGATCACCAGGGCGGGTTCCACCCCAATACATAAAACCGAAACTCGCTACAAAAATTAACATTGCAAGTAGCGACTGGTTTTGAATGCTTTGTAACTTCTGAAATCGCTGTAAGCTTTGTTTGCGCTCTATATCTTCAGATGTTGCATCACCAATCTTAAAACCACAATGAGGACATGTTTTCGCCTTATCAGACGTTTTCTTATTACATGAAGGACAGTCAACTAATGCCATATGTTGCTCCTGTTTGTTAGGTGCGAGAGATAAACGCGTTGTGCCTAGCACTCTTCGTTTTTACGCGGACGGGTATCATACTTAACTTAATGGCAACAATGAAGTCGATTACACCGTTTTAAAAACAAAAAATGCGTGCTAAGCACAACAGAATCGAAGGCTTGAACACGCATTTAGCAAGGGCAAATGCCCTTTACTGTATAGACAATCTACTTCTTATGTCTGCTCCAGTAATCGTTTACCGTTTCTTTCATTTCTTTGCACAGTAGCATAATGCCAAAAAGGTTCGGTAGGGTCATTACCACAATAGCAACAGCAGACAACGCCCACACAAGGGTAGTATCAGAGAACGCTGCCCAAACGAAACCGGCAACATAAATGACGCGATATGGCATAACTGAACGCGGCCCTAGTAGGTAAGTCATAGCGCGATCACCGTAATAAGACCAAGCAATAGCCGTTGAGAACGCAAACAACATTAAGCCGATTGACACAATGTACTGCCCAAAATCGCCAAAGAAACCGCGAGTAAACGCGATAGTAGTCAACGCAGCAGAATGTACCAGAGACTTACCGCTTACTTCTAAGTTCTCTTTAACTGGCTTTCCATCGACAATCTTCAACGTACCCGTGAAAAGATCTTCACTACCGACAGAATATTTTACATCTTCAGCTACTGAACGAGAATTTAGCAACGTAAAGCCATCGCTTACTGCTGTGCCATTAACTACGGTAATTGACCCCGTATAAGCTTCTACTGCATTGCCCTCAACTTCATTAAGGTAACCGTATAGCTTATCGACGTCGGCCTGCTTGGTGTCATCATACTGACCCGCTACAAAGAACATATCCGAGCGGTCAAAGACATTCTCGTGTTTTTCTTTCCACACGCCAGAAGACAAAATAACAAGGCCCGTTACAGTACAAATCAAAATCGTATCGATGAAAGGCTCAAGCAACGACACCATACCTTCAGAGGCTGGCTCTTTGGTTTTTGCGGCTGCGTGAGCAATTGGCGCTGAACCCTGACCCGCTTCGTTAGAAAACAGACCACGGTTTACACCACGATTAAATGCGTAAGCTAGAGACGCACCTAAAAAGCCACCCGCAGCTGCGGACCCAGTAAACGCATCACCAATTACACTTGCGAACGAAGGACCAATATTTTCTAAATTCGCTAAGATAACGGCCAGCGCACCAATTAGGTAAATCACTGCCATCACAGGCACAACTCGCGCGGTAAACGCGGCAATACGCTGAATACCACCAAGAATAACCAGCGCCAGTAGAATACCTAGCACGCTCCCTACCATCCAAGGCTCAAAGCCAAATGTCGCCTCAATACTTTGCGCAATACCATTACTTTGAGGAAGGTTACCCGTACCAAAAGAGCTAACAACCGTAGCGATGGCAAATGCAACCGCTAGCCATTTCATGTTTAAGCGACGGTCCATGTAATACATAGGGCCACCAGCCATAGTGCCATCTTCTGTTTTCACACGATATTTATGGGAAAGCGTAACCTCAACAAATTTGGTCGTCATACCTAAAAATGCAGTAACCCACATCCAGAATAATGCTGCTGGGCCACCTAAAAAGATAGCGAAAGCTACGCCAGAAATATTACCGGTTCCTACCGTGCCTGATAATGCCGTGGTTAGCGCACGAAAATGCGTGGTGTCACCTGGATCGCTCTCTTTGTCGAATTTACCCGTAACAACTTGCCACGCGTGCTTGAAGAAACGAATTTGTGGAAACTTAAGATAGATAGTGAAAAATAGACCGACGCCTAATAGCACGTAAGGAAACCAAAACGCGCCTCCTAGAAAGCCATCTAACATCGTTAGAAAACCGTATAACCCTTCCAAGGTACTTCCCCTTTTTTATTATGATTACTTATTTATTGTGATTATTGTCGTAGCTTTTTGATTCGAGAGCGTTTAGGGCAACCCAACTGCAATACAAAAAGCGACTTTGAACGCACTAAAAGGCCTCTTAAAGAGGCCTTTTTAACAGAAGCTCGTGCTTCTAACTATACTTTCTTAGCCTTTCAGCTTTTTTACTACCGCATTAACGCCAATAAGTAAATCTTCACCTAACTGTCGACTGCGCTGAACAGACCAGCCGTAAACATCATCCGGTACATCAGCGTTATCTTTAAATGGCATTTCAACGGTATATGCCATACATTTGAACTTTTCACCAACCGCATTTGACGCCACGGTAAGGTTTGCCTTACCCGGCTCATCTTTGTCATAACCAAATTCATCTTGGAATTCAGGCGTAGCATTTAACAGTGCTGATTTGAAGGTGTCTTCTAGCGCTTTAATATCGTCGTTGTAACTAGGGTTCCCCTCGCTGCCCGCAACAAAGTTGTACGGCAATGCCTCATCACCGTGCAAATCTAGGTACATATCTACACCAATTTCAGACATAGCATTTAGCACATAAAGAACTTCTGGGCTTTTTTCTGCACTCGGCGTTGCCCATTCACGGTTTAGATTAGTGCCTACAGCATTAGTACGAAGGTGACCTCGCGCGCTTCCATCAGGGTTCATGTTCGGCACAATGTAAAATACAGCGTTATCAAGCAACTGTCGCGCCAAACCATCTTGCTCGTCGAGCAAGCGATAGATAATGCCCTCCGCGCACCACTCAGCCATTGTTTCACCGGGATGCTGACGCGCAGTGATCCACACCTTTTTCTTTTCAGGTGTTTCTTCTCCAATCACAAGCAATGACATGTCGCGGCCATCGAGCGTAAGACCTAAGAATCGATGTTCACATAACAGTGACATTTGCGCATCGTGCACAAGGTCTAAGTGACGCTCGTAGCTATACGGAATAAAATACGCAAAGTAGACACTAGGCTGTTCTAACGTTAGTGAGAATGAAAGATTGTCGCCGTCAAAATCACTTGGAATTCTAAACCATGTTTGACGGTCGTAAGATGCAAGAACGTTATACCCCTTCCAACCTTCAGGGTAAGCAGATTTCGCTAGATTTTCGATTGTCATTGTGTGAGTAACAAAGGTTTCACCGACTAAACGAAAATGGAACCACTGAGCAAACTCTGACTGATTGTCTTTGGGAATAGCAAGACGAATGTCTTCTGGTGATTGCGCCTTAACAACTTCAATGTTGCCGCTGTCGAATTGACTTGAGATATGCATAGACTGTCGTTTTCCTCATTATTTGTGCGCTAATTTAGCATAGACACCAATACAAATACCACGCGGACAAGAGGGTTTTATCACACTAAAAGTAAACAAATTGTTTACACCAATAAAAAACCGACCTATTGGGTCGGTTTTTTGAACAATTTAGTGGTTTACAACCGCGTTGGGTGAACCCTTTTGCTGCTTAAAGTGGCAGTGTAGGAAAGCTTAGTCCAGCCATATCGCGCACAACGCGCAGTACCTGACAGCTATAACCAAATTCATTGTCATACCACACGTAAAGTGTAAGGCGGTTATCTGCTGCGATTGTTGCTTGAGAATCAACTACCGATGCAGCGCGAGAGCCAACCAAGTCTGTTGATACAATCTCTTTACTTGCAGTGTAGTCAATCTGGTGTTGAAGTTTTGAGAACAACGCCGTATCGCGCAAGAACTCGTTGACTGCAACGCGGTCTACTGATGTCTTAAGGTTCAAGTTAAGGATAGCCAATGACACATTAGGGGTAGGTACGCGAATGGCATTACCCGTTAGCTTTCCTGCCAACTTAGGGTACGCTTTCGCCACAGCTTTTGCCGCCCCTGTTTCAGTGATAACCATGTTTAATGGCGCACTGCGACCACGACGGTCACCTTTGTGATAATTATCGATAAGGTTTTGGTCGTTAGTGTAAGAGTGCACGGTTTCAACGTGACCGTTGTCTATACCGTACTCTTCGTCAAGCGCTTTAAGCACTGGCGTAATAGCATTGGTTGTACAGCTCGCAGCAGAAACAATGGTGTCTTCAGCTGTAACTTCCTCGTCGTTTACACCGTGAACGATGTTTTTAATGTCACCTTTGCCCGGGGCAGTCAAAATTGCTTTTGCAGCGCCTTTCGCTTTTAGGTGAAGACCTAGACCATCGCGGTCACGCCAGATACCTGTATTATCAATAATGATTGCATTATCAATTCCATATTGCGTGTAGTCTACTTCATCAGGGCTGTTAGCGTAGATCACCTGAATGTACGAGCCGTTTGCTTTAAGTGCGTTGCGCTCGTGATCAATAGTGATGCTGCCGTTGAATGGACCATGTACAGAATCGCGACGCAGTAAACTTGCACGCTTTTCAAGATCGCCATCGCGACCGCCGCGCACTACGATAGCGCGCAAACGAAGTTTATTATTTTTACCCTGGCGCTCAATTAACAAACGCGCTAATAAACGACCTATACGGCCAAAACCATATAGTACAACGTCTTGAGGCTTCTGATCGTCCTCTTTACCGGCAACGTCATTTAGTTTTTCGTTGAGGTAGGCCGTAAGGTCGTTGTTGTCAACCGCAGAACCATAATGGAAATCGAAGGCTAATTTGCCAATATCAATTTGCGCTGGCGCAAGTTGCATATTGCTTAATGCTTCTAAAATTGGGTAGCTTTCACGTAAACGTAGTTTAATACCTTCGTGCAGGCGCACTTTACGATGCGCTTTAATAACATCAATGGCACTAGCGTTAAGTAGCGAGCGGCCATAAACTGAAATTTCTACTGCCTTATTTCGGTATAACTTACCAATAAGGGGCAACATCATTTCCGCGTATTCCTGACGCTCTTGCCAGCTGCTTTGTAATTCCTGCTCAAACTGTTGATTCATGCTTCTGCCTTCATCGATAAAAAATTGCGTTAGTTGCACGTCAGCTTTTTATTATTTTTAGGGTACACTAGGTGAGGTTTCGTCTGACGGTGACGAGCAGTATCTTAAATAAACACACAAGGATGACCAAATTGTTGATAAGTTTCATAATGCCCATAAAAAGCGCGTTGAACGCTGCATTATTTAGTAAGTTTCCAACAAACTGGCGCAATAAAATAAGAACGGTGTTGGCAGGTATTTTAACAGTGCCCCTTTTAGCGGGGTGCGGTGATTTATTTGAACCGACAATCAGCGAGATTTGCGAAACGCACAGTGAGCTATGCTTAGACTTAAGCTTAGATGCACGGTGCCGTTTTGAGCGTGCCGATATCATTCGCCTTCGCTATTACAATCAAGACAATAAAGACGATGCCTATAAGTATCCTCTGTTATTGCATTTTGAAGAGTATTTAGAATGTGTCGAAGAGGTACAGCATATAGAACATGTTAAACGCAAAGGTAAAGAAGCCACACGCTTAAAAGGCGTTATTACCGCACGCAACGAAATAAAACGGTTAAGCAGAGAGACTAAAACCTCCCTTGACCCTTACCTTTCTTATTACCACTGGACACGATATAACGACCAAGATGCGTTTCATCGCTTTGAGCGCTTTGCCGCGAGTGACCGCGTGACCGACCCCGAACTATTAGTTTCTCTTGCCTCTGTGCAAATTAAAACTGATCAACAGCGTGCCTTAACAACCCTGTATCGAGCGCTAGGTCTATACACTGACAGCGACAATATTGATATCGGCATTTACCATTCACTAGCAAGCATTGGCATGGATAGCGAAAACTATCGATTGGCTTACGTATGGTATGGCGTTGCAGAAGAGTTTGATGATGCATTACCGAGTATTCAGCGCGAACAACTAGGCAAAACTTATGATCTCCCTGTTGATATTCTGAACAACATTATTGATGACATCACAAGCGCGTTAAACAGCAACACGTTCAATGCCGAAAAACTTAAGCTAAATAAACTCTAATTTCTGAAAGTAACTTTCACAAAAATTCATTACCAAAAACAAAAAAACCGCCTTTTATAGGCGGTTTTTTATATCATTTTGAAAGTGGCTACGAAAAGCGCTCACTTTTTAACCAGATGTTTACCTTATTTCTGTTCAGGCTGTGTGGCGCTAGCCTTTTACTACGGTGTTATTTTCACCCTTAAAGGTCATTGAGACTGAATTCACACAGTAACGTTGCCCCGTTGGCTCAGGACCGTCCGGAAAAACGTGACCTAAATGCGAACCGCATTGCTTACAGAAAATTTCTACTCGTCGCATGCCATGAGATAAGTCCTCTCGATAATCAACATTTCCATCTTCTAACTGTTTGTAAAAAGATGGCCAACCACAACCAGCATCAAACTTGGTATCCGACGGAAACAATGGTGCCTCGCAACACTTACACACATATAGGCCATTTCGCGTTTCATCAAGCAGCGCGCCCGTAAATGGTCGCTCTGTGCCCGCCTCTCTGCATACACGGTATTCTTCTTCACTGAGCGTGTCACGCCATTGGGTATTCGTTTTTGACATACATTACCTCTTACAATGAAAAAAGGTGTACTTGCTGCCAAATACACCTTTTAATGGTCTTGTTACGCCTAAAATTCATTATCTAAGCGCGTCACTTGTTTCAAGCTCGAGTACTATT
The DNA window shown above is from Alteromonas sp. KC3 and carries:
- a CDS encoding M14 family metallopeptidase, translated to MHISSQFDSGNIEVVKAQSPEDIRLAIPKDNQSEFAQWFHFRLVGETFVTHTMTIENLAKSAYPEGWKGYNVLASYDRQTWFRIPSDFDGDNLSFSLTLEQPSVYFAYFIPYSYERHLDLVHDAQMSLLCEHRFLGLTLDGRDMSLLVIGEETPEKKKVWITARQHPGETMAEWCAEGIIYRLLDEQDGLARQLLDNAVFYIVPNMNPDGSARGHLRTNAVGTNLNREWATPSAEKSPEVLYVLNAMSEIGVDMYLDLHGDEALPYNFVAGSEGNPSYNDDIKALEDTFKSALLNATPEFQDEFGYDKDEPGKANLTVASNAVGEKFKCMAYTVEMPFKDNADVPDDVYGWSVQRSRQLGEDLLIGVNAVVKKLKG
- the msrB gene encoding peptide-methionine (R)-S-oxide reductase MsrB, with the protein product MSKTNTQWRDTLSEEEYRVCREAGTERPFTGALLDETRNGLYVCKCCEAPLFPSDTKFDAGCGWPSFYKQLEDGNVDYREDLSHGMRRVEIFCKQCGSHLGHVFPDGPEPTGQRYCVNSVSMTFKGENNTVVKG
- a CDS encoding glyceraldehyde-3-phosphate dehydrogenase, translating into MNQQFEQELQSSWQERQEYAEMMLPLIGKLYRNKAVEISVYGRSLLNASAIDVIKAHRKVRLHEGIKLRLRESYPILEALSNMQLAPAQIDIGKLAFDFHYGSAVDNNDLTAYLNEKLNDVAGKEDDQKPQDVVLYGFGRIGRLLARLLIERQGKNNKLRLRAIVVRGGRDGDLEKRASLLRRDSVHGPFNGSITIDHERNALKANGSYIQVIYANSPDEVDYTQYGIDNAIIIDNTGIWRDRDGLGLHLKAKGAAKAILTAPGKGDIKNIVHGVNDEEVTAEDTIVSAASCTTNAITPVLKALDEEYGIDNGHVETVHSYTNDQNLIDNYHKGDRRGRSAPLNMVITETGAAKAVAKAYPKLAGKLTGNAIRVPTPNVSLAILNLNLKTSVDRVAVNEFLRDTALFSKLQHQIDYTASKEIVSTDLVGSRAASVVDSQATIAADNRLTLYVWYDNEFGYSCQVLRVVRDMAGLSFPTLPL
- a CDS encoding DUF2989 domain-containing protein produces the protein MPIKSALNAALFSKFPTNWRNKIRTVLAGILTVPLLAGCGDLFEPTISEICETHSELCLDLSLDARCRFERADIIRLRYYNQDNKDDAYKYPLLLHFEEYLECVEEVQHIEHVKRKGKEATRLKGVITARNEIKRLSRETKTSLDPYLSYYHWTRYNDQDAFHRFERFAASDRVTDPELLVSLASVQIKTDQQRALTTLYRALGLYTDSDNIDIGIYHSLASIGMDSENYRLAYVWYGVAEEFDDALPSIQREQLGKTYDLPVDILNNIIDDITSALNSNTFNAEKLKLNKL